The following proteins are co-located in the Polystyrenella longa genome:
- a CDS encoding SGNH/GDSL hydrolase family protein has product MRRFLLSFSLCLLLGTLPVQAEQPTVENVQLTLPPAVYAVPESEVSLYFQNIVLYEPASDLQFKVTCDVGEKKPGRWIFEPDADDVGDYPLTLSVQDKTGNEIVSAKTVVHVAPRDAGAGQDLRLLIIGDSLTQASHYPNQIHTLSARPENPSITMLGTHQPSNALPEVVHEGYGGWTWHSFLSRYIPADKSDGTYRTKSSPFLKLNEEGKPTLDVQYFIDEHADGVAPDVVIFKLGINDAFRVNAADPDAQIDVILSRADQLVDEFKKVTPNAKLGICLTTPGNGREEAFEANYKDKYPRRGWKQIQHRLVQRYIEHFDGRESENISLIPTELNLDILDGYPHNNAVHPNKVGYEQIGTTIYAWLKYELAQSPSPAE; this is encoded by the coding sequence ATGCGCCGCTTCCTACTGAGTTTTTCATTATGCCTGTTGCTTGGAACTCTTCCTGTCCAGGCCGAACAACCGACGGTGGAGAATGTCCAATTGACGCTTCCCCCGGCGGTGTACGCGGTTCCCGAATCGGAAGTCAGTCTCTACTTCCAGAACATCGTGTTGTATGAACCGGCGTCTGATTTGCAGTTTAAGGTGACCTGTGATGTGGGAGAAAAGAAGCCGGGTCGTTGGATATTTGAACCGGACGCGGACGATGTCGGCGACTATCCGCTGACCTTATCTGTTCAGGATAAAACGGGGAATGAAATTGTATCGGCAAAAACCGTCGTGCATGTCGCCCCACGGGATGCGGGTGCGGGACAGGATTTGCGTTTGCTGATTATTGGTGACAGTTTGACTCAGGCGTCGCACTATCCGAACCAGATTCATACGCTCAGTGCTCGTCCGGAAAATCCGAGCATCACGATGCTGGGAACCCACCAACCATCGAACGCTCTGCCCGAAGTCGTGCACGAGGGATACGGTGGCTGGACGTGGCACAGTTTTCTGAGCCGCTACATTCCCGCCGACAAGTCAGACGGGACGTACCGAACCAAGTCGAGTCCGTTCCTGAAATTGAACGAAGAGGGAAAACCGACACTCGATGTGCAGTACTTTATCGACGAACATGCTGATGGTGTGGCCCCGGATGTGGTCATCTTTAAGCTGGGCATTAATGACGCCTTTCGCGTGAACGCTGCTGATCCGGATGCACAAATCGATGTCATTCTGTCCCGGGCCGATCAGCTTGTGGATGAATTCAAGAAGGTCACTCCGAATGCCAAACTGGGAATCTGTCTGACGACTCCGGGGAATGGTCGCGAGGAAGCCTTTGAGGCAAACTATAAAGACAAGTATCCTCGGCGTGGTTGGAAACAGATTCAGCACCGGCTTGTGCAACGGTACATCGAACATTTTGACGGAAGAGAGTCTGAAAACATCAGTCTGATTCCGACCGAACTCAACCTCGATATTCTGGATGGCTATCCCCACAACAACGCTGTTCACCCGAACAAAGTCGGCTATGAACAAATCGGCACTACGATTTATGCCTGGTTGAAATACGAACTTGCCCAGTCGCCCTCTCCTGCGGAGTAA
- a CDS encoding leucine-rich repeat domain-containing protein gives MSWLKRKRVLIGITLVVGLVIGGLSIYFIRLMDRRESFQNQAGVLAQLDSRSMLPKWLANMMGDWQPPFLISQRVTRLHVTSLDQLQQAMELYSIRDIEDLSISPPDSSVPIESDLEFLDEMPALTTMVLYNIRPTHLGIERIGSLSSLWALEMPEVEHLTPADFDQLAKLKSLTSFTFTGNIDEEELWRLVCKSPQLAVARRVDRSPFSLVLTDEHLALLQERISLSKLPCRKLAITDKGVKQIARFSNLSYLDLTGCDVTDAAVEHLSTMIYLRELYIADTQISEEGIATLKEALPKCDISTEANPLEKNPIDNVDGAP, from the coding sequence ATGTCCTGGCTAAAACGGAAACGGGTATTGATCGGGATCACGCTGGTGGTGGGATTGGTGATCGGCGGGTTGTCGATTTATTTTATTCGGTTGATGGATCGGAGGGAGAGCTTTCAGAATCAAGCCGGAGTATTAGCGCAACTTGATTCCCGTTCGATGTTGCCTAAGTGGTTGGCCAATATGATGGGGGACTGGCAACCTCCGTTTCTGATTTCCCAGCGGGTAACCAGACTGCACGTCACGTCTCTGGACCAATTGCAGCAAGCGATGGAGCTTTATTCGATTCGTGACATTGAAGATCTCTCCATATCACCCCCAGATTCGTCGGTTCCAATTGAATCAGACCTGGAATTTCTGGATGAAATGCCCGCGCTCACCACAATGGTCCTCTATAACATACGACCGACGCACCTGGGGATCGAACGCATCGGGAGTCTATCAAGTTTGTGGGCGCTTGAGATGCCCGAAGTCGAACATCTCACTCCGGCTGATTTCGATCAGTTAGCAAAATTGAAGTCTTTAACGAGTTTCACATTCACAGGAAATATCGACGAAGAAGAACTATGGCGACTTGTCTGCAAATCACCTCAATTGGCGGTTGCCAGACGAGTCGACAGATCCCCTTTCAGTTTGGTTCTCACTGATGAACACCTTGCTTTACTTCAAGAACGAATTAGTTTATCGAAACTCCCCTGCAGAAAATTGGCAATCACTGACAAAGGCGTGAAGCAGATAGCTCGTTTTTCCAACTTGAGTTATCTCGACCTTACTGGCTGCGATGTCACAGACGCTGCAGTGGAGCACCTCTCAACAATGATTTATCTGCGGGAACTCTACATCGCCGATACGCAGATAAGCGAGGAAGGCATTGCTACATTAAAAGAAGCGCTGCCCAAATGCGATATTTCTACGGAAGCAAATCCGTTAGAAAAAAATCCCATCGACAATGTCGATGGTGCACCATGA